One stretch of Branchiostoma floridae strain S238N-H82 unplaced genomic scaffold, Bfl_VNyyK Sc7u5tJ_408, whole genome shotgun sequence DNA includes these proteins:
- the LOC118408794 gene encoding uncharacterized protein LOC118408794, giving the protein MIFSKHGRTSKQQQSTFRTQGHTIDITKFYTYLGIDITPSGSFSRATKQLRLKALRASFKLKSLLASNHNPSISLALDLFHSLVKPILLYCAEVLGTNIQCRDLIFNGVQEYPAENIREGIYNILSPILGSNIQLLKVTRLGKKNDVTSPRPVLVRFKRYSDKLNILYQSELLSNQNILLTHPKFSYEVSDLEHVLLNYCKILLQVPRSSVNAAVRGELGTFPLYIEAQSQLIKYWLRLQNLPNDRIVKKAYDFAVEQEQDWAVHVQDILCRHGFQNVWLNPAVDAKHFGNVFKERLKDTFVSGWRQEIRNYSKLQTYSKFKTNFTLEKYLSSIQNKSFVANITKLRISAHCLEIEKGRYNNIPATQRRCPTCNHGIEDELHFLLLCPTYTEERQKLMDVINKTTNITLPKTSSETFNLLMSCPDAISLYIGQYISTAFQKRNRIDTNT; this is encoded by the coding sequence atgattttctcaaaacatggCAGGACAAGTAAGCAACAGCAATCAACTTTCCGAACACAAGGGCACACAATAGACATCACTAAATTTTATACTTACTTAGGCATAGATATCACCCCATCAGGGTCATTCTCACGGGCTACTAAACAGCTGCGACTAAAAGCTCTCAGGGCCTCCTTTAAACTCAAATCCTTACTAGCATCAAACCATAACCCATCAATTTCCCTTGCCCTTGATCTGTTCCATAGTTTAGTCAAACCTATATTACTTTACTGTGCTGAGGTACTAGGGACAAACATCCAATGTAGAGACTTGATCTTTAATGGAGTACAGGAATATCCTGCTGAAAATATACGGGAAGGAATTTATAACATCCTTTCTCCGATATTAGGTTCAAATATACAACTCCTAAAGGTTACACGATTAGGAAAGAAGAACGATGTGACATCGCCTCGTCCTGTTCTAGTCCGGTTTAAGAGATATAGTGACAAATTAAATATTCTATATCAATCGGAATTACTATcgaatcaaaatattttattgacACATCCCAAATTCTCATATGAAGTGTCTGATCTAGAGCATGTTCTTCtcaattactgtaaaatccTACTTCAAGTTCCCAGAAGTTCCGTTAATGCCGCCGTAAGGGGTGAACTCGGAACATTTCCATTATACATTGAAGCCCAATCTCAACTTATTAAATATTGGCTTAGACTACAAAACCTTCCAAACGATAGAATAGTTAAAAaagcttacgattttgctgttGAACAAGAACAGGACTGGgccgtacatgtacaagacatatTGTGCAGACacggtttccaaaatgtttggttaAACCCTGCAGTTGacgccaaacattttggaaacgtgTTCAAGGAACGTCTGAAAGACACGTTTGTTTCTGGCTGGAGGCAAGAGATAAGAAATTATAGCAAATTGCAAACCTATTCTAAATTCAAGACCAACTTCACTCTCGAAAAGTACCTTTCATCaattcaaaataaatcatttgttGCTAACATAACAAAATTGCGAATTAGTGCACATTGTTTGGAGATAGAAAAAGGTCGATATAATAATataccagccactcagagacgcTGTCCTACTTGCAATCATGGTATCGAAGACGAACTACACTTTCTATTATTATGTCCCACATATACTGAGGAAAGGCAGAAGCTTATGGACGTTATCAACAAgactacaaacataacattacctaagacaagttcagaaactttcaatttacttatgtcatgtcctgaTGCAATTTCCTTGTACATAGGCCAATACATATCTACTGCTTTTCAAAAAAGGAATCGTATTGACACAAACACTTGA